From one Bombyx mori chromosome 5, ASM3026992v2 genomic stretch:
- the LOC101741379 gene encoding uncharacterized protein LOC101741379, producing MDEELNDHDLEGRLYAMLHYADETQTKKNENNQNAAQIIENAPRSTVRRYWRTSADSNTKIIQKESPPANNNTAAKKPVPKAENPQPSVDLSFFQSPPQNLKRTIEVIEHEIEKQVILESSDEDEVVEVALPPKPTITIESSDEDELEVIQSPSPAKILTKPVSGERCVSASPVPSVVSSVSDEFIRGDCIALNISSRHGDDHSFDFSLHGPDLLDQATPSKKKKKKKSKDAVTSTPTAAAQEKSTIDECFATPKSKAKNKKKKSNSATNAVIQKADVYDSDSNHSLIESNKSKTSYVVTEKSLPNADVYESDSSHSENVKEKPAKINTDLDSSDSSTSLEKPLEETENIDVTEINRTEEISETVVQIDVIDLTINDKNVPVANAICENIVMANVTGFSVSDDYGDVHIPNKDISMYVSTKVPPILNEDLDFDNLKGKDKVCRKRRYSLTSLRAEMEKFYNESWGGENFNHREIQKNMSRDKSLWAIDPKDKMPSMARRKMTCNYCNRSGHKEDTCHMKPAICHMCGSMGHFEPRCPRKICVNCGSPNHIYSTMCRNCSSWNSLKCAECGQSGHPASHCPDMWRRYHNTIDEDAPLEKSTQTKKHYQLFCSGCTRRGHLIHTCRNTIPFSGLPINSPYVCMYRAIYPPTPGKQNNLRNKQIQDKNTSQDSTASSERTPRNDRKRQSKSPTAHESHVNKKRNLSASDDTEMRRNTKSPIANTPQRKISQSIEDPKNKKEQNKTNNTDSNKTPSAEKAPNFIPISSNYDKRGHIIQDNEVSDTSDAVTSARIYIINEMIDQLKTKEGEEWLKETTEKHNVTVQYTDINSFLSIKGKVADQEAFQSQLRDWTKIILPDESSSIKTNENNLTTADNSSPCDFSVIPKNRTNLLKQLTKALNSLKKDIGDPKYLYKELTYFQSRHQQLLKRKTVSPKQVSNNRCHINEMLKKLNMVLLGQAGLADGSQHLNELYAIQEKLTNSSQKIIPIELRKEIGQHYCRIFAAMPRNDYLDLLKKFYHSPSQFKKKNKDKFKFSPNVSRNFKKNVNSIPTAQIHHNGENLKGKRDRNRSPLRQKLVFYHQRLLNTKTENTVLKKTRIDLVQRLHAYIAKTYQKDKIPSKMAKKMKKAQDQAQVFLENV from the exons ATGGACGAG GAACTTAACGATCATGATTTGGAGGGCAGGTTGTATGCTATGCTGCATTATGCAGACGAAACACAGACcaagaaaaacgaaaataacCAAAATGCAGCTCAGATTATCGAAAATGCCCCGCGCAGCACTGTTCGTCGTTATTGGCGCACCAGTGCCGATTCcaacactaaaataattcagAAAGAGTCGCCACCTGCCAACAACAATACTGCAGCCAAAAAACCAGTACCAAAAGCTGAGAATCCCCAGCCTTCTGTTGACTTATCCTTTTTTCAATCTCCGCcccaaaatttaaaaagaaccaTTGAGGTAATCGAGCATGAAATTGAAAAACAGGTGATCCTGGAATCAAGCGATGAGGATGAGGTTGTGGAAGTGGCTCTACCACCAAAGCCGACTATAACCATTGAAAGCTCTGATGAAGATGAACTAGAAGTCATTCAATCCCCCTCACCCGCCAAGATCTTGACCAAACCTGTCTCTGGAGAAAGATGTGTGTCAGCCAGTCCAGTACCTTCTGTAGTTTCTTCTGTGTCAGATGAGTTTATCCGTGGAGATTGCATAGCATTGAACATCTCCTCGAGACACGGAGATGATCATAGTTTTGATTTTAGCCTACACGGTCCAGACCTACTTGATCAGGCCACTCcatcgaaaaagaaaaaaaagaaaaaatcaaaggaTGCAGTAACATCAACACCTACTGCTGCAGCACAAGAGAAATCAACTATTGATGAATGCTTTGCCACACCAAAGAGCAAAgcaaaaaacaagaaaaagaaaTCAAACTCTGCAACCAATGCAGTCATTCAAAAAGCCGATGTTTACGATTCCGACAGCAATCATTCATTGATTGAATCAAACAAAAGCAAAACTTCGTATGTCGTCACTGAAAAAAGTTTACCTAATGCTGATGTTTATGAATCGGATTCAAGCCACTCTGAGAATGTGAAAGAGAAACCTGCAAAGATAAACACTGATTTAGACAGTTCTGACAGCAGCACTTCTCTAGAGAAACCTTTAGAGGAAACTGAAAACATTGATGTGACTGAAATCAATCGCACGGAGGAAATCAGTGAGACCGTAGTCCAAATAGATGTCATTGATTTGACtataaatgataaaaatgtGCCAGTTGCAAATGCCATCTGTGAGAACATAGTTATGGCCAATGTCACGGGCTTTAGTGTCTCTGATGACTATGGAGATGTGCATATACCCAACAAGGACATATCCATGTATGTTTCAACCAAAGTACCGCCTATTCTGAATGAGGACCTAGATTTTGATAATTTGAAAGGTAAAGACAAAGTTTGCAGGAAGCGAAGGTACTCCTTGACCTCTTTACGAGCTGAAATGGAAAAATTCTACAATGAAAGCTGGGGCGGAGAGAACTTCAATCATCGTGAAATCCAAAAAAATATGTCTC GTGACAAGAGCTTGTGGGCGATTGATCCAAAAGACAAGATGCCTTCAATGGCCAGAAGGAAAATGAC TTGTAACTATTGCAACCGGTCGGGGCACAAGGAAGACACGTGCCACATGAAGCCAGCCATTTGTCACATGTGCGGTTCTATGGGACACTTTGAACCTCGCTGCCCACGCAAGATCTGTGTTAAT TGCGGCTCTCCGAATCACATATACTCGACCATGTGCCGTAACTGCAGTTCATGGAATAGCCTCAAATGTGCTGAGTGCGGCCAGTCTGGGCATCCGGCCAGCCACTGTCCTGACATGTGGCGTAGATACCACAACACT ATCGATGAAGACGCGCCTCTAGAGAAGTCAACGCAGACAAAGAAACACTATCAGCTGTTCTGCAGCGGGTGCACGCGCCGCGGTCACCTCATCCACACGTGTCGAAACACCATACCCTTCTCCGGTCTCCCGATAAACTCACCATATGTGTGCATGTACAGAGCCATCTATCCGCCGACCCCGgggaaacaaaacaatttgagGAACAAACAGATTCAAGATAAAAATACATCCCAAGATTCGACTGCGTCTTCAGAACGAACTCCAAGGAACGACAGGAAACGACAATCCAAATCGCCTACTGCTCACGAGAGTCACGTTAATAAGAAACGCAATTTATCTGCGTCTGATGACACAGAAATGCGACGTAACACGAAGAGTCCCATTGCCAATACTCCCCAAAGGAAGATCTCTCAAAGCATCGAAGATCCCAAGAATAAAAAAGAGCAAAACAAAACTAACAATACCGACTCCAATAAGACTCCGAGCGCTGAGAAAGCGCCTAACTTCATTCCGATCAGCTCGAACTACGACAAGAGGGGCCACATTATACAGGACAATGAAGTGTCAGACACCAGCGACGCCGTCACCTCCGCAAGGATCTATATCATTAACGAAATGATAGACCAACTCAAGACCAAGGAAGGCGAGGAGTGGTTGAAAGAGACCACAGAGAAACACAACGTAACCGTGCAATACACTGATATAAACTCATTTTTGAGTATAAAAGGAAAAGTAGCTGACCAAGAGGCTTTCCAATCCCAACTTAGAGATTGGACGAAAATTATTCTACCCGATGAAAGTTCATCTATCAAAACTAACGAGAATAATTTGACGACAGCGGATAATAGTTCGCCCTGTGACTTTAGTGTCATACCTAAAAATAGGACTAATCTACTGAAACAGCTGACGAAGGCtttgaattcattaaaaaaagacaTTGGTGACCCGAAATATCTTTATAAGGAGTTAACTTACTTCCAAAGTCGGCACCAGCAGCTTTTGAAACGTAAAACCGTTAGTCCTAAGCAAGTGTCCAATAACAGATGTCATATTAATGAAATGCTGAAGAAACTGAACATGGTCCTTCTGGGTCAAGCTGGTCTTGCAGACGGATCGCAACATTTGAATGAGCTTTACGCTATCCAAGAAAAACTAACGAATTCGAGCCAAAAGATCATACCCATAGAGTTGCGCAAAGAAATCGGGCAACACTATTGCAGGATTTTCGCTGCTATGCCCAGAAATGattatttagatttattgaAAAAGTTCTATCACTCTCCGTCGCAGTTCAAAAAGAAGAACAAggataaattcaaatttagtccgaacgtaagcagaaactttAAGAAAAACGTGAACAGCATTCCAACAGCGCAGATACACCACAACGGGGAGAATTTGAAAGGCAAGAGGGACCGGAATAGGAGCCCGCTCAGGCAAAAACTTGTATTCTACCATCAGAGACTACTAAATACCAAAACTGAAAACACAGTACTGAAGAAGACGCGTATCGATTTGGTGCAAAGGCTACACGCGTACATTGCAAAAACGTACCAAAAAGATAAGATACCTTCAAAAATGGCGAAAAAAATGAAGAAGGCCCAAGATCAAGCGCAAGTGTTCTTGGAGAATGTGTAA
- the LOC101741240 gene encoding uncharacterized protein LOC101741240, whose product MNIVKDFEFEGMTEAVEFGAGLAWRLLATLEGGSIIIAASALLAYTARNRLSIRTDQRPIRTVLVTNTNESLGRELKTKFELCGCTVTSGAGSGRRVDALVVVGAEPKTEGLDGLTGLVTEDVYNNIKLLESFSPLVKEGGYIAWACAGAEASATRGAFAAAERAFDSVLQTTLQHTAKLVHCEPVWIGRGESPQRTADILVATILKDTNRNSHTSRYSVRNAANIVSQRVGRWLKIAT is encoded by the exons GCATGACAGAGGCGGTGGAATTCGGCGCCGGCTTGGCTTGGCGTCTGCTTGCTACCCTCGAGGGAGGTTCGATTATTATAGCAGCGTCGGCTCTCCTCGCTTACACCGCCCGCAACCGACTCTCGATCCGAACAGATCAACGACCAATCAGAACAGTACTA GTAACGAATACGAATGAATCATTAGGAAGAGAATTGAAAACGAAGTTCGAGCTGTGCGGGTGCACGGTGACGAGCGGAGCGGGAAGCGGGCGACGAGTCGACGCGCTTGTCGTGGTCGGCGCTGAACCTAAGACCGAAGGACTAGATGGCCTCACGGGACTTGTGACGGAagatgtttataataatatcaag TTATTAGAATCATTTTCGCCGTTGGTAAAAGAAGGTGGCTACATTGCATGGGCTTGCGCGGGAGCTGAAGCGAGCGCGACGCGGGGCGCGTTCGCGGCAGCGGAAAGAGCATTCGATTCAGTGCTACAAACTACGTTACAACATACAGCTAAACT AGTTCATTGCGAGCCAGTATGGATCGGCCGAGGTGAAAGTCCCCAACGAACCGCCGATATACTTGTCGCAACGATATTAAAAGACACGAACAGAAACAGCCACACATCTAGGTATTCCGTGAG AAACGCTGCAAATATTGTGAGTCAACGTGTTGGGCGTTGGCTTAAGATCGCAACGTAG
- the LOC134198963 gene encoding uncharacterized protein LOC134198963 isoform X2, which translates to MFGTSSLSVLSSFDHQNQDWKTYKSRLQQWCIANGIDEQSDKAGIKRRAVLLSALTESTYQLASNLALPDDIATKSYESILGILDEHFIPKRCGFAERYNFYAAMQQNGETHGQWAARLRGLAAHCAFKNLEESLLDKFVMGMLRGPERERLFAQEIRELTLSKAVELAESVRCAREGAAAAVVPESSGREGVFKIAQQAKGSADRTAGVKCLVCGYKNHKTSECRFSKFKCRICDRKGHLRRMCPRNKVKHLEQGNDDDEGDDAHRTQLTSYRGPYP; encoded by the exons atgttcgggACGTCTTCTTTAAGTGTTTTGTCGAGTTTTGATCATCAAAATCAAGATTGGAAGACATATAAGAGTAGATTGCAGCAATGGTGCATAGCTAACGGCATCGATGAGCAGTCTGATAAAGCCGGAATCAAGAGAAGAGCAGTACTCCTCAGCGCACTCACAGAGAGTACCTACCAGCTCGCAAGCAACTTAGCGTTACCCGACGATATTGCGACAAAGAGCTATGAAAGCATTTTAGGTATTTTAGATGAACACTTTattccaaagcggtgcggattcGCAGAGCGGTATAATTTTTACGCAGCGATGCAGCAAAATGGTGAAACTCATGGGCAATGGGCCGCACGCTTGCGAGGTTTGGCCGCACACTGCGCTTTCAAAAACCTAGAAGAATCTCTGCTAGATAAATTCGTCATGGGAATGTTGCGAGGACCCGAGCGAGAAAGGCTTTTCGCACAAGAAATCAGAGAGCTGACGTTGAGCAAAGCTGTGGAGCTGGCAGAGAGCGTGCGGTGCGCACGAGAAGGTGCAGCTGCAGCGGTAGTGCCGGAATCATCCGGTCGGGAAGGCGTTTTCAAGATTGCCCAACAAGCAAAAGGGAGCGCGGACCGAACAGCCGGCGTAAAATGCTTAGTATGTGGTTACAAAAATCACAAAACGTCAGAGTGCCGATTTTCTAAATTTAAGTGCAGAATATGTGATCGTAAAGGTCATCTCCGTAGAATGTGCCCCAGGAACAAAGTGAAGCACTTGGAGCAAGGTAACGACGATGACGAGGGCGATGACG CGCATCGAACACAGCTGACTTCTTATCGCGGGCCCTACCCGTAG
- the LOC134198963 gene encoding uncharacterized protein K02A2.6-like isoform X1 encodes MRGHKVIIPQSVRGRILEELHSSHFGIVKMKADARSRLWFPGIDAELEKLAGTCRVCAQLRPSPPRAALAPWPYPDAAFHRIHLDFFGPLNNKVYLIIVDAHSKWIECYDMNSNSSSKAVIAKLCEFMSRFGVPKTIVSDNGTAFASQELSNFCMLNDITQLFSPVYHPSSNGQAESFVKIVKKGIKTIFSSGCRTDEIPIRLAKFLFDYRNSVNSTTGTSPAQLVFGHPLRSRLDLLTVNTSPSQSELPLLISNKQSSQAKNYGGKITRDLEPGEQVWFKQYINKSKSYWAKGVVIKKTGKVMYDISFPDQNKIIKRHKNQLYVFKGESGPSENSHTFNVWDIPDPRNSDCGSEATTAGSKGALVTATGSAPPAEVGSSSSSLTCQPAGTTQSVEAETMGSADQDQITATISPQSAEPVTPTSCSPSSGRNSPQFSTPQPISPTLDKPAPGRPRRNKPPIDFRKFF; translated from the coding sequence ATGCGTGGTCacaaagtaattattccacaAAGTGTACGCGGCAGAATATTGGAAGAACTACACAGCTCGCACTTTGGTATCGTTAAAATGAAGGCAGACGCTCGCAGTAGATTGTGGTTTCCGGGTATAGACGCTGAGCTAGAGAAACTGGCAGGGACGTGCCGGGTGTGCGCACAACTGCGCCCGTCACCACCGCGCGCGGCCCTTGCACCTTGGCCCTATCCTGATGCCGCTTTTCATAGGATTCATTTAGATTTTTTCGGTCCATTAAATAACAAAGTTTACTTAATAATAGTAGATGCACACTCTAAGTGGATAGAATGCTATGACATGAATAGCAATAGCTCCTCTAAAGCCGTAATCGCGAAATTATGCGAATTCATGTCAAggtttggggtacctaaaacTATAGTGAGTGACAACGGAACCGCTTTTGCTTCCCAGGAGCTTAGCAATTTTTGTATGTTAAATGACATAACACAATTATTTTCTCCAGTATACCATCCGTCGAGTAATGGACAGGCGGAATCATTtgttaaaattgttaaaaaaggtatcaaaactattttttcgTCTGGGTGTAGAACTGATGAAATTCCGATACGATTAGCGAAATTCCTTTTTGATTATCGTAATTCGGTAAATAGTACCACGGGAACCTCTCCGGCTCAGTTGGTTTTTGGTCATCCACTCCGCTCGCGGTTAGACTTGTTAACGGTAAACACATCGCCCTCGCAATCCGAGTTACCCTTGCTAATCAGTAACAAACAGTCCTCACAGGCTAAGAATTATGGTGGCAAAATTACCAGAGACTTAGAGCCGGGGGAACAAGTATGGTTcaaacaatatattaataagtcGAAAAGTTACTGGGCAAAAGGGGTTGTGATAAAAAAGACAGGCAAAGTTATGTACGACATCAGTTTTCCAGATCAAAATAAGATTATTAAAAGGCATAAAAATCAACTATACGTGTTTAAAGGGGAGAGTGGACCTTCAGAAAACTCTCACACATTCAACGTATGGGATATACCAGATCCACGGAACAGCGACTGCGGGAGCGAGGCAACAACAGCTGGATCTAAAGGGGCTTTAGTGACAGCAACAGGATCAGCTCCACCAGCAGAAGTAGGGTCATCGTCATCATCGCTTACCTGCCAGCCAGCAGGAACGACGCAGTCTGTGGAAGCGGAGACTATGGGCAGTGCTGACCAAGATCAAATTACTGCCACTATAAGCCCACAATCAGCAGAGCCCGTAACTCCCACCAGCTGCTCACCTTCCAGTGGAAGAAATAGCCCACAGTTTAGTACGCCACAGCCAATATCACCGACACTAGATAAGCCGGCTCCCGGCCGACCACGCCGGAATAAGCCACCCATTGATTTCAGGAAGTTCTTTTAG